Genomic DNA from Caldivirga sp.:
ATTGAACCCTACTCAGTCAAGGCAATTTAATACACCAAGTAACGTGAGGCTTATGTTTATAAACAGATGTACTGCACTTAAGTGCGTGGGAAGCGGCGTTAGCGCCATTGTTGATGGGATTGTAGGTGGCTGTGTAGATGGCTACGTGGAGAAGCACACCTTCAAGAGCGGTGCTAGGTATGTTATAAAACCAAGCAACATGTTCATTGAACTTCACGTAATAAGTGAGGGCAATAACATTTGCGTGGAGATTTGGGATCATGGAATCAGCGCCGCGCCTGTTTTTGCCCAAAGTTTTAAGGATGATGAATTCGAGGATTCATTAAACTACATAATCTGCAGGATATATCAATTACTAATGATTAAGAGAATGATGAGTATTAGGCCTGAGACTGAAGCTCCCTTAAGCTTAAAAACCACGACCGCTAGGCATTAAGGAGATTAAGTGATCATGGGCCCTAGCGCTGATGAACAATGATGAGGATGAAACCCTCTTCACTATGATGTATTGATTCAACCGCATGTAGCAGTCGCATAATTTATTTATATGAGCCAAGTAACCCAAACCCCCAATGCTTAATGATAAGTCGAGGGAATTACTAATGGAGGCCCAATATGATTTCCCAATAGTGGACAGGCCATTCCTGGAATTAGCGGGAAGAATTGGAACCACAGAGGATTGGGTTATTGAGACCCTGAGGAGGTTCAGGGAAATTGGCTTGGTGAGGAGGATTGGGGCATTAGTTAACTATAGGGCTAGGGGTATGGTGTCGGCTTTAGTTGCTATGCGGGTTAATGATACTGCGATTGATGAGGTTGCAATGGAGATTAATAAAGATGAGCATGTGACTCATAATTTCCTCAGGCTTCACAACAAGTACAACGTATGGTACGTTACTAAGGCCATTAATAAGGAGGAGCTGGAACGTAAGGTAAAGGAGGTAGTGGATAAGTTTAACCTAAGCTCAGAGGACTACGTTATACTTTACGCGGAAAAGACCTATAAGATTGATGTTAAGTTTGACCTAAACATTGGGGTTTCTAGGGCTAAGATACGTAGATTACCTGAAAACAGCCTTAAATTGACGGATGTGGGGTTGCCTATGGATTTCTACGACATGATTAAGTCAATTAAGGTGATTAAGGAACCCTTCAATGAGGTTACGGCTAGGTTTAAAATGCCCATGAGTAGGTTTATTGACTTAATAGGGGAGT
This window encodes:
- a CDS encoding Lrp/AsnC family transcriptional regulator, with product MLNDKSRELLMEAQYDFPIVDRPFLELAGRIGTTEDWVIETLRRFREIGLVRRIGALVNYRARGMVSALVAMRVNDTAIDEVAMEINKDEHVTHNFLRLHNKYNVWYVTKAINKEELERKVKEVVDKFNLSSEDYVILYAEKTYKIDVKFDLNIGVSRAKIRRLPENSLKLTDVGLPMDFYDMIKSIKVIKEPFNEVTARFKMPMSRFIDLIGELRDKGVIRDFYAMIDPDLAGFKANAMVTFSISDCEEVANIDEATHVVKRITVPGKWNHNCYFMIHALNYSIINEVVRDRLSKLGVNEYEVLPSVRNLLPNMARRIEQ